The Planctomycetaceae bacterium genome contains the following window.
CTGAGGCAAAGAAAACCAACCAGCGGATCGAGATTGTCCTCGTCGCGCCGGAGTAGCCTGCCGTTTCATCAGGGTTCCTCCCTGCCGGCGGCGTTTAGGCCGCTGGAGCGGGGCGGGAGGGATTCGATCTTCCCCACGGTCGCGGCGATGATGTTCATCGTCAGCGCGAAGGCGCGGGCGGCGGGGCCTGTGTTCGAACCCGTCGCCCAGGAGGCGGCAAGATCATCGCTGCAATGGACAATCAGGATCCGGCCTTTGTCGCGGAGGGTCTCGAGTCTGGACGCCGCGGGCGTGCGCGCCTCTGCTTTCTTGCTGATGGTGATCGTGCGGCCGTCTGCAAGAACCGCCTGGAGCTTTTGGGTCTTGGGGGCATCGGCAGAAGCGCCGCCGTTGAGCGGGTCGTCGGCGGGCACAGCCTTGAGGGCGGCTGCGGGATACATCGCCGCGCACGCCGCGCGCATGGCTTTGCTGAAGGCATCGCCGTTTGTCTGCGCGACGCTCAGGACCGTACCGCCGCCGTCGATAAACGCCTTGATGCGTTCAAGGCTGTCCGCGTCGAGCTTGGGGTCCTGCGTGCCGGTGATATAAAGGATGCGCGCGTCGATCCAGTTGTCGGCCGGGTCGCTTGTTCGCACGGTCTGCCAGTTGACGAGATGACCGTGCTCGCCTTGGGCGATCCACCGCGTCAGGCCCGCTACATCTCCCGCCTGGCGGTCCCAATCGCCCTCATGTTCGAGCTTGGCCATCAGCACCGGTCGGCGACAGCGGGCCAGGAACAGCAGCGCCTGGCTGGTCGCTACCGTATCTCCAAAGCGGCCGTTCCACGAACCGTCGCGCCCCTGCGTTTTGGCCAATGTGGCGGCCGCAGCGCGAAACCAGTCGACCTTGTCATAGAACTTGCGCCCCCCGCCCATGGCGGCGCGGCTGAGGTTGAACAAGTAGTAGCCATCTCGACTGGTGGGATCAATATAGGCATCGAGGCATTTGCGACCGAAGACCAGAGCCTCAAGCTTCTTGCCCGGATTGGCACGATACAAACCTGAGAGGTTTGCCGCCGTGCTGAGGCTGGCAATGCCTCCCAGCGTCATCGTTCCTGTACCGGCGGCGGCTCGGCCCTGGTATCGCCAGCCACCATCTTCGCACTGAACAAAGATCCAGTGCTTGAGAACTTTGTTCCAGTAGGCCGGCGGAACGTTGACTCCGCTTTCGGCAGCGGCCTCGACGCCCATCATACCGTAGTGGGCATTGGAGTTGTCGCCCGAGGCAGGCGTGCCGTTGGAATCGTATCCGTACGAGCCGTCAGAGGTGGAGTTGATCAGCAGCGTCGCGTCGGCGGCCAATTGCTTGGCGAACTTGTTCCGCGTCGCACGATTGGCTCTGGCGAGGGCATTGCATCGCAGGGCGAGCGTATAGGTCCACTGCTCATCCTGCTTGACCAGCCAGTCCAGCGTTTTGGCCATTCCGGGATCGTCGGCCTTGACGCCACACTCCAGCAACGCCCAGGCCGCCAAGGCTGTCGGTCCGGCCTTAAACTTACCGTGCGCTCGCCAACTCCCATCGTCAGTCCGCATCGCCACCAGAGCGGCCACACCTTGTTGAATGATCCCATCGAGGGGATCCTCTGCGGCGGGCCTCTCGGCGCCGCCGGCGGCGGAGGCGACCATCGTCGATGCCAGAACCCCAATCACGACGCGTCGTACGCTATTCATGTTTTGCCCCTTTCAGACCTGATGAATCCTAACAATCGTCATCGCGACCGGCAAGTAACTAATCTTATGAAAGACGTGCTTTGGCTTCGGTCAGGACGCGGGCGTGGATCTTTTCTTCGCGAATGATGGCCTCGATGGCGGTCTTGTCCTGCACGTTGGCGGCCAGGCGGGTGTAGAAAGCCACGGCGTCGTGTTCCATGCCGATGGCCAGGTCCAGCAGCGCCGAGACCTTGCCCGAGGCGATGGCCTCGCGCAGGGTCTGGCCGTTGGGCAGCACGTCGGCTTTGAGCGCCCGGCGGGCCTGGGCGATCTTCTCGTCGCTGATCAGGACGGTCTTGCCCTGTGCGGCCAGTTCGCTGCGCATCTTGAGAAAGGTCGCGCGGTGGCGGGTTTCCTCGCCGGCCAGCCGCTTGCAGAGGTCTTGCGTTGAAACGTCGCGGGTGACGCCGGCCAGAGCCTCATAGAAATCGCTGCCGAGTTCTTCCATCATGATGGCCATCTGGAGCACGTCATCGCCGGCGGATTGTGTGGCAGGCATGGCAGACCCTTTCAATAGACAGATTGATCGCGCCGTATTCCTGATCGGTCCGCAACGCCGTAAGCTTGAGTTGCAGCCTCTTCGCTCAGCGACCTCAGCGGCCAGATCTGTCGTCTGCAGTAATCATCCGCGCCGGGATCTTGATGCCGGATCTGTTCGTTTACTGAATGCTCATGCCGCTGGAGATCGCGTCCAGGGCTTTCTGCGGCGACGCTGCGCCGAAGTGAATGTCGTACTCCTGGCCGCATGCCAGAACCAGGTGCAGCGACTTGAGGATCAGGAACTTGCGGGTGATGGCGGCCTGACGAATGTCCTTGATGGGGATGCACAGCCGCTGGTCCAGCGTTTCGTAGGCTTGCCTGCGATTGCTCAGCTCGGCTGCGGCGTTTTCCTGAAGGGCAAGCCCCGCGTCAAAACAGACGTTTCGGTTGGTGACGTGGAGCTTGCCGACGACTTTGGCCGCGCTGGGCCCCTGGCCGCCCATATAGACCGGCCAGGAACCAATAATCTCTTCACCGGGTGAAAGCCATTGCGGTTGCATGCTCTATCTCCAATAGAAGAACGTGTTAATCATTTGCCCTGCCCCCACCCTGTTATCAAGAACATGTCGCAGGGCGCCAGATCAGAAGCTTGGTCTTCTCCGCTGTCTTCTCTGGGTCTCTGTGTCGTCACGACGCGCGGAGCAAGCTCCGCCGCTAAAACGGTCAGGGCACGCCGCGCTTGGCTTTACGCCGTCTCTGTTCCCGGTTCCTGGCTGCCGGTTCCCGCTGCCCCACCGACCGAGGGCAGTTCCAGCTTGCCGCTGCGGAAATTAAACGACTTGCGGATCTTCTCCGTGCGCTCGCAGGGGACGATCGTGTAGCCCAGGCGTTTCTCATCGTGGGGCACCTGGCCCTTGGCCAGCGACACCCACGCGCCGTTCATGCCGTTGACGAACAGCGTCGTCGTCAGCGACTTGGTCCACCAGAAGCTCTTGAGCGTGCGCTTGAGCACCCAGTGCTGCGTCGCGGCGGCTTTGCGCAATTCGTAGATCGTCTCGTCGAGGCGCCGGGCGGTCATCTTGGCGGGCGTGTACACCGTTTCGATGAACGTGTAGCGTTCCCAGTCTTTGGGATAGTTGGTCGCGATGAGGCGCCCTTCGGCCTTGAGCTTGTCGAAGAGGTTCGTGCCCGGCAGCGGCGTCATGTTGGTGATCTGGATGATGTCCACGCCGAGCTGGACGGCCTTGAGGGCGGTGTCGGCGACGGTATTCTCGTCGTCTTCGTCCGAGCCGATCACGAATCCGCCAAAGACGGCCAGTCCGGCTTTGTGGAATCCGTCGACGTGTTCCTTGTAGCGGTCGAAGATCTTGACGTTGAGGCCTTTCTTCCATCCGGCCAACGCCTTGGGGTTGAACGACTCGATACCCACGAGCATGGCGCGGCATCCGGCCTTGTACGCCAGCTTAAGCCCTTCGATGTCGTCGCCCATGTTGAGGCTGGTCTGGCTGAACCAGAGCTTGCGCTTGCCGTGCTTGATGATGGCCCGCAGAAGTTCCTTGGCCCACTCGGCGTGCTTGGGACCCACGCCGTAGAAATTGTCGTCGACGACGAAGATGAACTTGCGATCGGTGCTGTTCCATTCCTCGATGATTTTGCCGATGTCGCGGCGGCGGATCTCGCGCCCGTTGAACCGAGTCACCGAGCAGTAGTCGCAGCCGATGGGGCAGCCGCGCGAGGTCTGGATGCACGCCACGTCATAGCGACCGTTGAGCGGGTGCAGGCCCTGCGCGGCGGCGCCGCGGTCGCCGGTCAGTTCCGAGAAGCAGCCGTCGTAGCGATTCTGGAGCTTGCCCGCCTGGGCGTCGGCGAGGATCTGCGGCCAGACCTCATCGCATTCGCCGACGGCGACCGAGTCGAAATGCTCAGCCGGTTCCTCGGGCACGGCCCAG
Protein-coding sequences here:
- a CDS encoding DUF4159 domain-containing protein, which codes for MNSVRRVVIGVLASTMVASAAGGAERPAAEDPLDGIIQQGVAALVAMRTDDGSWRAHGKFKAGPTALAAWALLECGVKADDPGMAKTLDWLVKQDEQWTYTLALRCNALARANRATRNKFAKQLAADATLLINSTSDGSYGYDSNGTPASGDNSNAHYGMMGVEAAAESGVNVPPAYWNKVLKHWIFVQCEDGGWRYQGRAAAGTGTMTLGGIASLSTAANLSGLYRANPGKKLEALVFGRKCLDAYIDPTSRDGYYLFNLSRAAMGGGRKFYDKVDWFRAAAATLAKTQGRDGSWNGRFGDTVATSQALLFLARCRRPVLMAKLEHEGDWDRQAGDVAGLTRWIAQGEHGHLVNWQTVRTSDPADNWIDARILYITGTQDPKLDADSLERIKAFIDGGGTVLSVAQTNGDAFSKAMRAACAAMYPAAALKAVPADDPLNGGASADAPKTQKLQAVLADGRTITISKKAEARTPAASRLETLRDKGRILIVHCSDDLAASWATGSNTGPAARAFALTMNIIAATVGKIESLPPRSSGLNAAGREEP
- a CDS encoding ferritin family protein — its product is MPATQSAGDDVLQMAIMMEELGSDFYEALAGVTRDVSTQDLCKRLAGEETRHRATFLKMRSELAAQGKTVLISDEKIAQARRALKADVLPNGQTLREAIASGKVSALLDLAIGMEHDAVAFYTRLAANVQDKTAIEAIIREEKIHARVLTEAKARLS
- a CDS encoding radical SAM protein; the protein is MKIALVNPISRSGQGYHTIGTRIPQLGLQVLARLALAAGHQVDIIDEIFATIDTEKRLAEGGYDLVGVTSYTSSATRAYEVAACCRTLGIPSIMGGPHAWAVPEEPAEHFDSVAVGECDEVWPQILADAQAGKLQNRYDGCFSELTGDRGAAAQGLHPLNGRYDVACIQTSRGCPIGCDYCSVTRFNGREIRRRDIGKIIEEWNSTDRKFIFVVDDNFYGVGPKHAEWAKELLRAIIKHGKRKLWFSQTSLNMGDDIEGLKLAYKAGCRAMLVGIESFNPKALAGWKKGLNVKIFDRYKEHVDGFHKAGLAVFGGFVIGSDEDDENTVADTALKAVQLGVDIIQITNMTPLPGTNLFDKLKAEGRLIATNYPKDWERYTFIETVYTPAKMTARRLDETIYELRKAAATQHWVLKRTLKSFWWTKSLTTTLFVNGMNGAWVSLAKGQVPHDEKRLGYTIVPCERTEKIRKSFNFRSGKLELPSVGGAAGTGSQEPGTETA